The proteins below come from a single Mycobacterium parmense genomic window:
- a CDS encoding acyltransferase family protein, giving the protein MRACAAMGVVVTHVAFQTGHSSGVDGRLFGRFDLAVAVFFALSGFLLWRGHAAAARGLGPDGFRGPRTGHYLRSRVVRIMPAYLVAVVVILSLLPDSDDASPTVWLANLTLTQIYVPLTLTGGLTQMWSLSVEVTFYLALPVLALLARRLPVGARVPGIGALAVLSWAWGWMPVHAGSGTNPLNWPPAFFSWFAAGMLLAEWVYSPPGPAHRMARRRVPMAVVALVAYLVAASPLAGPEGLVPGTAAQFAVKTAMGSLVAFALVAPLVLDRPDTPHRVLGTTTMVTLGRWSYGLFVWHLAALAMVFPVLGTFPFTGRMPAVLVLTLIFGWAIAAVSYALVESPCREALRRWERRERPGAAAQVTDAEDAEADAIAP; this is encoded by the coding sequence ATGCGGGCGTGTGCGGCCATGGGCGTGGTCGTCACGCACGTCGCGTTCCAGACCGGCCACTCCAGCGGCGTCGACGGCCGGCTCTTCGGGCGCTTCGACCTGGCCGTCGCGGTCTTCTTCGCGCTGTCGGGGTTCCTGCTCTGGCGCGGCCACGCCGCCGCCGCCCGGGGTCTGGGGCCCGATGGGTTCCGGGGGCCGCGCACCGGCCACTACCTGCGGTCCAGGGTGGTCCGCATCATGCCGGCCTATCTGGTGGCGGTGGTGGTCATCCTGTCCTTGCTGCCCGACTCCGATGACGCCAGCCCGACGGTGTGGCTGGCCAACCTGACCCTCACCCAGATCTACGTGCCGCTTACCCTCACCGGCGGGCTGACCCAGATGTGGAGCCTGTCGGTGGAGGTCACCTTTTATCTGGCGCTGCCGGTTCTCGCGTTGCTGGCCCGCCGGCTGCCGGTCGGGGCGCGGGTGCCGGGGATCGGCGCGCTGGCGGTCCTCAGCTGGGCCTGGGGCTGGATGCCCGTGCACGCCGGCTCGGGAACGAACCCGCTGAACTGGCCGCCGGCCTTCTTCTCCTGGTTCGCCGCCGGCATGCTGCTGGCGGAGTGGGTGTACAGCCCGCCTGGCCCGGCGCACCGGATGGCACGCCGGCGGGTGCCCATGGCCGTGGTCGCGTTGGTGGCCTATCTGGTGGCGGCGTCGCCGCTGGCCGGCCCGGAAGGCCTGGTCCCCGGCACCGCTGCGCAGTTCGCCGTCAAGACGGCCATGGGCTCGCTGGTGGCTTTCGCGCTGGTGGCCCCGCTGGTGCTGGACCGTCCGGACACCCCGCACCGGGTGCTGGGCACGACGACGATGGTGACGCTGGGGCGCTGGTCCTACGGCCTGTTCGTGTGGCACCTCGCCGCGCTGGCGATGGTGTTTCCGGTGCTGGGGACGTTCCCGTTCACCGGGCGCATGCCGGCTGTGCTGGTGTTGACGCTGATCTTCGGCTGGGCGATCGCGGCCGTCAGCTACGCCCTGGTCGAGTCGCCGTGCCGCGAGGCGCTGCGGCGCTGGGAACGACGCGAAAGGCCGGGCGCCGCAGCGCAGGTCACCGATGCCGAGGATGCTGAGGCCGACGCGATCGCGCCATGA
- a CDS encoding DUF3068 domain-containing protein encodes MNRAVMLRFAACGIIGLGAALLIAALLLSTYTTSRISKIPLNIDATLISNGSGTALDAASLSGDHLVVNQNVPLVSQQQLSVESPANADVVTLQAGTTVRRTDKQKDGGVLLAIVDTVTLNRKTAMAVSDDTHTGGSVQKPRPYGDDNPPTAIPLRHDGLSYRFPFNTEKKTYPYFDPIAQKPFDVNYDSQDDVNGLTTYKFTQNIGYNADGKLVAPVVYPSLYAGDEDGKVTAPAAMWGVPGDPGEQVTMTRYYAAQRTLWVDPVSGTIVKETEHANHYFARDPLKPEVTLADYKVTSNEDTVEAQVNTARDERDRLALWSRVLPITFTAVGLVALIGGGLLASFSLRSESALTDPGLDRGDQDFFGRGGLEEPVPGAEAETEKLPTQRPTTHETDPPGSQEPTESQPSADNPPSPPDRE; translated from the coding sequence GTGAACCGAGCAGTCATGTTGCGGTTCGCCGCATGCGGGATCATCGGACTGGGGGCCGCCCTGCTGATTGCCGCGCTGCTGTTGTCGACGTACACCACCAGCAGGATCAGCAAGATCCCGCTGAACATCGACGCCACGTTGATCAGCAACGGCAGCGGCACCGCGCTGGATGCCGCGTCGCTGTCCGGTGACCACCTCGTCGTCAACCAGAACGTGCCGCTGGTGTCCCAGCAGCAGCTCTCCGTCGAGTCGCCCGCCAACGCCGACGTCGTCACCCTGCAGGCCGGAACCACCGTGCGCCGCACCGACAAGCAGAAGGACGGCGGGGTGCTGCTGGCGATCGTCGACACCGTCACGCTGAACCGCAAGACGGCGATGGCCGTCTCCGACGACACCCACACCGGCGGTTCGGTGCAGAAGCCGCGCCCCTACGGCGACGACAACCCGCCCACCGCGATACCGCTGCGGCACGACGGGCTGTCCTACCGCTTTCCGTTCAACACCGAGAAGAAGACGTATCCCTACTTCGACCCGATCGCGCAGAAACCGTTCGACGTCAACTACGACAGCCAGGACGACGTCAACGGGCTGACCACCTACAAATTCACGCAGAACATCGGCTACAACGCCGACGGCAAGCTGGTGGCGCCGGTGGTGTACCCGTCGCTGTACGCCGGCGACGAGGACGGCAAGGTCACCGCCCCCGCGGCGATGTGGGGGGTGCCCGGCGACCCGGGCGAGCAGGTCACCATGACGCGCTACTACGCGGCGCAGCGGACCTTGTGGGTGGATCCGGTCTCGGGGACCATCGTCAAGGAGACCGAGCACGCCAACCACTACTTCGCCCGCGACCCGCTCAAGCCCGAGGTGACGTTGGCCGACTACAAGGTCACCTCCAACGAGGACACCGTCGAGGCGCAGGTCAACACGGCCCGCGACGAGCGCGACCGGCTGGCCCTGTGGTCGCGGGTGCTGCCGATCACCTTCACCGCCGTGGGGCTGGTGGCGCTGATCGGCGGCGGGTTGCTGGCCTCGTTCAGCCTGCGCTCGGAGAGCGCGCTGACCGATCCCGGCCTGGACCGCGGCGACCAGGACTTCTTCGGCCGCGGCGGGCTCGAGGAACCGGTGCCCGGCGCCGAAGCCGAGACCGAGAAGCTGCCCACGCAACGCCCGACGACGCACGAGACGGATCCGCCCGGGTCGCAGGAGCCGACGGAATCGCAGCCCTCGGCAGACAATCCGCCCAGCCCGCCCGACCGGGAATAG
- a CDS encoding glycosyltransferase family 4 protein — protein MSPLRSVLLLCWRDTGHPQGGGSEAYLQRVGAQLAASGVAVTLRTARYPGAPRREVVDGVRIDRAGGRYSVYVWALLAMAAARVGLGPLRRVRPDVVVDTQNGLPFLARLVYGRRVAVLVHHCHREQWPVAGPVLGRLGWYVESRLSPRVNKGGQYVTVSLPSARDLVALGVDGSHIAVVRNGVDEAPANSLSGPRAATPRAVVLSRLVPHKQIEDALDAVARLLPRMPALHLDIVGDGWWRPRLVEQVQRLGIPHAVTFHGHVDDETKHHVLQSSWVHLLPSRKEGWGLAVVEAAQHRVPTIGYRSSGGLSDSIVDGVTGILVDDPAELMGRLEELLTDPVLREQLGAKAQARSGEFSWAQSAEAMRGVLEAVRSGRFVSGVV, from the coding sequence ATGTCTCCTCTGCGCTCCGTGTTGCTGCTGTGCTGGCGCGACACCGGCCACCCGCAGGGCGGAGGCAGCGAGGCGTACCTACAACGCGTCGGCGCCCAACTGGCGGCGTCGGGCGTCGCCGTCACGCTGCGCACCGCCCGCTACCCCGGCGCACCCCGCCGCGAGGTGGTCGACGGGGTCCGCATCGACCGCGCCGGCGGGCGGTACTCGGTCTACGTGTGGGCCCTGTTGGCCATGGCCGCGGCGCGCGTGGGGCTCGGCCCGCTGCGGCGGGTGCGGCCCGACGTGGTGGTGGACACCCAGAACGGCCTGCCGTTCCTGGCCCGGCTGGTGTACGGCCGCCGGGTGGCGGTGCTGGTACACCATTGCCACCGCGAGCAGTGGCCGGTGGCCGGGCCGGTGCTCGGCCGGCTCGGCTGGTACGTCGAGTCGAGGCTTTCGCCGCGGGTGAACAAGGGCGGTCAATACGTCACGGTGTCGCTGCCGTCGGCGCGCGACCTGGTCGCGCTCGGCGTCGACGGCTCCCACATCGCGGTCGTGCGCAACGGCGTGGACGAGGCTCCGGCGAACTCGCTGTCGGGTCCGCGCGCGGCCACTCCCCGCGCCGTCGTGCTGTCGCGGCTGGTGCCGCACAAACAGATCGAGGACGCGCTGGACGCGGTCGCGCGGTTGCTGCCGCGCATGCCGGCTCTGCACCTGGACATCGTCGGCGACGGCTGGTGGCGACCGCGCCTCGTCGAGCAAGTGCAACGACTCGGCATTCCGCACGCGGTGACCTTTCACGGCCACGTCGACGACGAGACCAAACACCATGTGCTGCAAAGCTCGTGGGTGCACCTGCTGCCCTCGCGCAAGGAGGGCTGGGGGCTGGCGGTGGTCGAAGCCGCCCAGCACAGGGTGCCGACCATCGGCTACCGGTCCTCGGGCGGCCTGTCCGATTCGATCGTCGACGGCGTGACCGGGATTCTCGTGGACGATCCCGCGGAGCTGATGGGCCGCCTCGAGGAACTGCTGACGGACCCGGTGCTGCGCGAGCAGCTCGGCGCGAAGGCGCAGGCGCGCAGCGGCGAGTTCTCGTGGGCGCAGAGCGCCGAGGCGATGCGCGGCGTGCTCGAAGCGGTCCGATCGGGCCGGTTCGTCAGCGGCGTGGTCTGA
- a CDS encoding class I SAM-dependent methyltransferase, translating to MAATDIFARRATLRRSLRLLWQFRYEQSDPARFYGALAADTAAMVGELWVGARGEAPAGRTLLDVGGGPGYFAAAFADAGVHYIGVEPDPREMHAAGHPVAGVSGNTGAAFVRASGMALPFADDSVDICLSSNVAEHVPRPWQLGSEMLRVTRPGGLAVLSYTVWLGPFGGHEMGLTHYLGGARAAARYARKHGRPAKNNYGSSLFAVSAAEGLAWAASTGASIAAFPRYHPRWAWRLTSVPVLREFLVSNLVLVLQPEE from the coding sequence GTGGCCGCGACCGACATCTTCGCCCGCCGGGCGACGCTTCGGCGGTCGTTGCGGCTGCTCTGGCAATTCCGCTACGAGCAGTCGGACCCGGCGCGCTTCTACGGCGCGCTGGCGGCCGACACCGCCGCGATGGTCGGCGAGCTGTGGGTGGGCGCGCGTGGCGAGGCGCCGGCGGGCCGCACGCTGCTCGACGTCGGCGGCGGGCCCGGGTACTTCGCGGCTGCGTTCGCCGACGCCGGTGTCCACTACATCGGCGTCGAGCCGGATCCGCGCGAGATGCACGCGGCCGGACACCCCGTCGCCGGAGTCTCGGGGAACACGGGCGCCGCGTTCGTGCGCGCCTCGGGCATGGCGCTGCCGTTCGCCGACGACTCGGTGGACATCTGCCTGTCGTCCAACGTCGCCGAACACGTCCCCCGGCCGTGGCAGCTGGGCTCCGAGATGCTGCGGGTGACCAGGCCGGGCGGGCTGGCCGTGCTCTCCTACACCGTGTGGCTGGGTCCGTTCGGCGGCCACGAGATGGGCCTGACCCACTATCTGGGCGGCGCGCGCGCCGCCGCGCGCTACGCCCGTAAGCACGGCCGTCCGGCGAAGAACAACTACGGGTCGTCGTTGTTCGCGGTGTCGGCCGCCGAGGGCCTGGCGTGGGCGGCGAGCACCGGCGCGTCGATCGCCGCATTCCCTCGCTACCACCCGCGTTGGGCATGGCGGCTGACGTCGGTGCCGGTGCTGCGCGAGTTCCTCGTCAGCAATCTGGTGCTGGTGCTTCAACCGGAAGAATGA
- a CDS encoding aldehyde dehydrogenase — MGDIKTEYDKLFIGGKWTEPSTSEVIEVHCPATGEYVGKVPMAAAADVDSAVAAARAAFDSGPWPTTPPKERAAVIANALKLMEERKDQFTQLLGAETGQPPTSVETMHWMSSIGALNFFAGPAVDQVKWKEIRNGGYGQSIVHREPVGVVGAIVAWNVPLFLAVNKLGPALLAGCTVVLKPAAETPLSANALADAFAEAGLPEGVLSVVPGGIETGQALTSNRDVDLFSFTGSSAVGKEIGRRAADMLKPCTLELGGKSAAIVLDDVDLPAAIPMLVFSGIMNTGQACVAQTRILAPRSRYDEIVEAVAAFVQALPVGLPSDPAAQIGSLISEKQRARVEGYIAKGIEEGARLVCGGGRPEGLDSGFFVQPTVFADVDNTMTIAQEEIFGPVLSIIAYDTEDEAIKIANDSVYGLAGSVWTSDIPHGIEISEKIRTGTYAINWYAFDPCCPFGGYKNSGIGRENGPEGVEHFTQQKSVLMPMGYTTES, encoded by the coding sequence ATGGGCGACATTAAGACCGAATACGACAAGCTTTTCATCGGCGGCAAGTGGACCGAGCCGTCGACCTCCGAGGTCATCGAGGTGCACTGCCCGGCGACCGGCGAGTACGTCGGCAAGGTGCCGATGGCGGCCGCGGCCGACGTCGATTCCGCGGTGGCCGCGGCCCGCGCCGCCTTCGACAGCGGCCCCTGGCCCACGACGCCGCCGAAGGAACGCGCGGCCGTCATCGCCAACGCGCTCAAGCTGATGGAGGAGCGCAAGGACCAGTTCACCCAGCTGCTCGGGGCCGAGACGGGCCAACCGCCCACCAGCGTCGAGACGATGCACTGGATGAGCTCGATCGGGGCGCTGAACTTCTTCGCCGGCCCCGCCGTCGACCAGGTCAAGTGGAAAGAGATCCGCAACGGCGGTTACGGGCAGAGCATCGTGCACCGTGAGCCGGTCGGCGTGGTGGGCGCGATCGTGGCGTGGAACGTGCCCCTGTTCCTGGCCGTCAACAAGCTGGGTCCGGCGCTGCTGGCCGGCTGCACCGTGGTGCTCAAGCCGGCCGCCGAAACTCCGCTCAGCGCCAACGCTCTGGCCGATGCGTTCGCCGAGGCCGGCCTGCCCGAAGGCGTGCTGTCGGTGGTGCCCGGGGGAATCGAGACCGGCCAGGCGCTGACCTCCAACCGCGACGTCGACCTCTTCTCCTTCACCGGCAGCTCGGCCGTCGGCAAGGAGATCGGCCGTCGCGCCGCCGACATGCTCAAGCCGTGCACCCTGGAGCTCGGCGGAAAGTCGGCGGCCATCGTCCTCGACGACGTCGACTTGCCCGCGGCGATCCCGATGCTGGTGTTCTCCGGGATCATGAACACCGGGCAGGCCTGCGTGGCCCAGACCCGGATCCTGGCGCCGCGGTCGCGCTACGACGAGATCGTGGAGGCGGTGGCGGCTTTCGTGCAGGCGCTGCCGGTCGGCCTGCCGTCGGACCCGGCCGCCCAGATCGGCTCGCTGATCTCGGAGAAGCAGCGCGCCCGCGTCGAGGGCTACATCGCCAAGGGCATCGAGGAGGGCGCGCGGCTGGTCTGCGGCGGCGGCCGGCCCGAAGGGCTGGACAGCGGTTTCTTCGTGCAGCCGACGGTGTTCGCCGACGTCGACAACACCATGACGATCGCCCAGGAAGAGATCTTCGGGCCGGTGCTGAGCATCATCGCCTACGACACCGAGGACGAAGCGATCAAGATCGCCAACGATTCGGTCTACGGGCTGGCGGGCAGCGTGTGGACCTCCGACATCCCCCATGGCATCGAGATCTCGGAGAAGATCCGGACCGGCACGTACGCCATCAACTGGTACGCGTTCGACCCGTGCTGCCCGTTCGGCGGCTACAAGAACTCCGGCATCGGCCGCGAGAACGGGCCCGAGGGCGTCGAGCACTTCACGCAGCAGAAGAGCGTGCTGATGCCGATGGGGTACACCACCGAGAGCTGA
- a CDS encoding TetR/AcrR family transcriptional regulator — protein sequence MLLSAAEVMRERGAAGVTIDEVLARSGAPRGSVYYHFPEGRNQMLAEALRYSGEAITAMIDDAARWGARTLLREFIEFWERLLADGGFAAGCPVVAAAIGSNDDPNLSVEAGAILQRWGAAMTRAFVNDGFEETDAAPLATMSIAALEGAVMLSRSTRSAEPLRQVGEQLEFLIKAKEFVVRNGIPGKNDGAQ from the coding sequence ATGTTGCTCAGCGCCGCCGAGGTGATGCGGGAGCGCGGGGCCGCCGGAGTCACCATCGACGAGGTGCTCGCGCGCAGCGGCGCGCCACGCGGCTCGGTGTACTACCACTTCCCCGAGGGGCGCAATCAGATGCTGGCCGAAGCGTTGCGGTATTCCGGCGAGGCCATCACCGCGATGATCGACGACGCCGCCCGCTGGGGCGCACGCACCCTACTGCGCGAGTTCATCGAGTTCTGGGAACGGCTGCTGGCCGACGGTGGCTTCGCCGCGGGCTGCCCCGTCGTGGCGGCGGCGATCGGCTCTAACGACGACCCCAACCTCTCCGTCGAGGCGGGCGCCATCCTGCAGCGCTGGGGCGCCGCGATGACGCGGGCGTTCGTCAACGACGGGTTCGAGGAAACCGATGCCGCCCCGCTGGCCACGATGTCGATCGCCGCGCTGGAGGGCGCCGTCATGCTGTCCCGCTCCACCCGCAGCGCCGAGCCGCTGCGCCAAGTCGGTGAGCAGCTCGAATTCCTGATCAAGGCAAAGGAATTCGTGGTCCGCAACGGGATACCCGGCAAGAACGACGGCGCGCAGTAA
- a CDS encoding class I adenylate-forming enzyme family protein — protein MSISLLLEMAASSNPDRTAVVSGDLRLTTQQLSDLADGGAGVIAASTAGHVVYVGIGGAMLPTLIFAAARAGLAFTPINYRLSAEGIRALIERLPDPLVIVDGRYRDMVGDAAGRLMESDEFLAAARDAEPAAEFADPESVAVVLFTSGTTSQPKAVELSHNNLTSYVTGTVEFESAAEADAALICVPPYHIAGVGAALSNLYAGRKMVYLPNFDAQEWVRLVNTERVTTATVVPTMLDRIVTTLEAGGHELPSLRNLAYGGSKVGLPLVRRALDLLPDVGFVNAYGLTETSSTIAVLTPDDHRAARSAEGPDGARWIKRLGSVGRPVPGIELQIRDETGAVLGPGQTGELFVRGEQVSGRYTGIGSVLDDDGWFPTRDVAMLDEDGYLFIGGRSDDTIIRGGENIAPAELEEVLVEHPHVRDVAVVGVEDSQWGQAIVAVVVPAAGAEPDPEELREFVRKSLRGSRTPDRVVFRDELPTTPTGKVLRREIIQELEGLHA, from the coding sequence GTGAGTATTTCCCTGCTGCTGGAGATGGCCGCGTCGAGCAATCCCGACCGCACCGCCGTCGTCTCCGGCGACCTGCGGTTGACGACGCAGCAGCTCAGTGACCTCGCCGACGGCGGGGCGGGCGTGATCGCGGCGTCCACCGCCGGCCATGTCGTCTACGTCGGCATCGGCGGCGCCATGCTGCCGACGCTGATCTTCGCCGCCGCGCGCGCCGGGCTCGCGTTCACCCCGATCAACTACCGGCTGTCCGCCGAGGGCATCCGGGCGCTGATCGAGCGGCTGCCCGATCCGCTGGTGATCGTCGACGGCCGCTACCGGGACATGGTCGGCGACGCCGCGGGCCGGCTCATGGAATCCGACGAGTTCCTCGCGGCCGCCCGCGACGCCGAACCCGCGGCGGAGTTTGCAGACCCGGAGTCGGTGGCGGTCGTTTTGTTCACGTCGGGCACCACGTCGCAGCCCAAGGCCGTCGAGCTCTCGCACAACAACCTGACCAGCTATGTGACCGGCACGGTGGAGTTCGAGTCGGCCGCTGAGGCGGACGCGGCCCTGATCTGCGTGCCGCCGTACCACATCGCCGGGGTCGGGGCCGCGCTGTCGAATCTCTACGCGGGCCGCAAGATGGTGTACCTGCCGAACTTCGACGCGCAGGAATGGGTCCGGCTGGTCAACACCGAGCGGGTCACCACCGCGACGGTGGTGCCCACCATGCTCGACCGCATCGTCACCACGCTGGAGGCCGGCGGCCACGAGCTGCCGTCGCTGCGCAATCTCGCCTACGGCGGCTCGAAGGTGGGCCTCCCGCTGGTCCGCCGGGCGCTGGACCTGTTGCCCGATGTCGGTTTCGTCAACGCCTACGGCCTCACCGAGACCAGCTCCACCATCGCGGTGCTGACGCCCGACGACCACCGCGCCGCGCGGTCGGCGGAGGGGCCAGACGGGGCCCGATGGATCAAGCGGCTGGGATCGGTCGGGCGGCCGGTGCCCGGCATCGAGCTGCAGATTCGCGACGAGACCGGCGCGGTGCTCGGGCCCGGACAGACCGGTGAGCTCTTCGTCCGGGGCGAGCAGGTGTCCGGCCGCTACACCGGGATCGGCTCGGTGCTCGACGACGACGGCTGGTTCCCCACCAGGGACGTCGCCATGCTCGACGAGGACGGTTACCTGTTCATCGGCGGCCGCAGCGACGACACGATCATCCGCGGCGGGGAGAACATCGCGCCCGCCGAGCTGGAAGAGGTCCTCGTGGAGCACCCCCACGTGCGCGACGTCGCCGTGGTGGGCGTCGAGGATTCGCAGTGGGGCCAGGCGATCGTGGCGGTCGTCGTGCCGGCCGCGGGCGCCGAACCCGACCCCGAGGAACTGCGCGAGTTCGTACGCAAGAGCTTGCGCGGATCACGCACACCCGACCGCGTAGTGTTTCGCGACGAGCTGCCAACCACCCCTACCGGCAAGGTGCTGCGCAGGGAGATCATCCAGGAGCTAGAGGGACTGCACGCATGA
- a CDS encoding crotonase/enoyl-CoA hydratase family protein — MSTESQENPEPEVLVEQRDRILIITINRPKAKNAVNAAVANGLAEAVDRLDGDPGLSVGILTGAGGSFCAGMDLKAFARGELPIVAGRGMGFTERPPDKPLIAAVEGYALAGGTELALATDLIVASKDSAFGIPEVKRGLVAGGGGLLRLPERIPYAIAMELALTGENLPAERAHRLGLVNVLAEPGTALEEALALAERIAANGPLAVAATKRIIVESRGWSRETMFAEQNKILTPVFSSNDAKEGAVAFAEKRPARWTGT, encoded by the coding sequence GTGAGCACCGAGAGCCAAGAAAATCCCGAACCCGAAGTCCTCGTCGAGCAACGGGACCGGATCCTGATCATCACCATCAACCGGCCGAAGGCCAAGAACGCGGTCAACGCCGCTGTCGCCAACGGGCTGGCCGAGGCTGTGGACCGGCTCGACGGCGACCCGGGTCTTTCCGTGGGGATCCTGACCGGTGCCGGCGGATCCTTTTGTGCCGGGATGGATCTCAAGGCGTTCGCGCGTGGCGAGCTGCCGATCGTGGCGGGCCGCGGCATGGGCTTCACCGAGCGGCCGCCGGACAAGCCGCTGATCGCGGCGGTCGAGGGCTACGCCCTGGCCGGTGGCACCGAGCTGGCGCTGGCCACGGACCTGATCGTCGCGTCCAAGGACTCGGCGTTCGGGATCCCAGAGGTCAAGCGTGGACTGGTGGCCGGCGGCGGTGGCCTGCTGCGGCTACCGGAGCGGATCCCGTACGCCATCGCCATGGAACTCGCGCTCACCGGTGAGAACCTGCCGGCCGAGCGCGCGCACCGGCTGGGTCTGGTCAACGTGCTGGCCGAGCCGGGCACCGCCCTCGAGGAGGCGCTCGCCCTGGCCGAGCGGATCGCCGCCAACGGGCCGCTCGCCGTCGCGGCCACCAAGCGCATCATCGTCGAGTCCCGGGGCTGGAGCCGCGAGACCATGTTCGCCGAGCAGAACAAGATCCTGACCCCGGTCTTCTCCTCGAACGACGCCAAGGAAGGCGCTGTCGCCTTCGCCGAGAAGCGCCCGGCCCGCTGGACCGGGACGTAA